The proteins below come from a single Necator americanus strain Aroian chromosome V, whole genome shotgun sequence genomic window:
- a CDS encoding hypothetical protein (NECATOR_CHRV.G19432.T2): protein MTNASISNVAVMVFTLNVGKRLVTFPVCRNTYRRVLIGDLLDMDITKSLRRILDSIPGTSSIFLTDRDGVIVLSIGEELRSRASLISSLQATQDQTGKLVMGAHRASAFFYETSQLVILNVPPLTAFIVALPSANTGMLLKLREQLEPLVQEIEGIAPEIPSCNKSN, encoded by the exons ATGACAAATGCCTCAATCTCGAATGTCGCAGTCATGGTTTTCACTCTGAACGTAGGAAAAAGGCTTGTCACATTTCCAGTTTGTCGAAACACTTACAGACGTGTACTGATAG GCGATCTTCTCGACATGGATATCACGAAATCGCTGCGGCGAATTCTAGACAGTATTCCTGGAACGAGCTCAATTTTTCTCACTGATCGAGATGGTGTCATAGTCTTGAGCATAG GTGAAGAGCTACGGTCAAGAGCTTCTTTGATATCAAGTCTACAAGCCACCCAAGACCAGACTGGAAAACTTGTCATGG GAGCTCATCGTGCCTCGGCATTTTTTTATGAAACTAGCCAGCTTGTCATCCTGAATGTCCCTCCACTAACAGCATTTATCGTGGCATTACCAAGCGCCAATACTGGAATGCTTCTTAAATTACGAGAGCAGTTGGAGCCATTAGTACAGGAAATAGAAGGCATTGCCCCGGAAATACCGAGCT GCAATAAGTCTAATTGA
- a CDS encoding hypothetical protein (NECATOR_CHRV.G19432.T3) produces MHICCLDRHSIVYSLFRNCRIPVSTLIEGILLLTSLLKMSVDEHDGVSIDSRDIENAHIDVNDKSEILIPSSNFDDDDGKYGELILLGYNGSQDSRATVPLKRHRTKMTLMRRKNGNGIKKGSVSQVNVAAKDAPAVLDKNRHVVSYSYGKNQTVLVEYVADPFKDMFQIGRSSEEQIDFTIVDTWLASGSQLASSSGGPGQPKTRAGSDPHKMISSTISRYACRIIIDRENYDKAFLYAAGFDSVKNIFLGEKATKWMKRNGEMDGLTTNGILILHPNRNTEELSEDDVPPMYVWREVSVDGDIYTLRETRSSNARGALVPEETNMLQDGTLIDLCGATLLWRTADGLRKSPTAQELEMALDRLNAGKPQCPVNLNTLIIPKKKSSKGGGSRQPYVYLRCGHVQGKHEWGHHALSNGQQSYKCPICLAESERVIQLTMGMESSFHLDSGNLDYAFNPCGHVASLNTVRFWSRIPLPHGTNSFHPDRKSIKIFPRQLREEIWPGDLLDMDITKSLRRILDSIPGTSSIFLTDRDGVIVLSIGEELRSRASLISSLQATQDQTGKLVMGAHRASAFFYETSQLVILNVPPLTAFIVALPSANTGMLLKLREQLEPLVQEIEGIAPEIPSCNKSN; encoded by the exons ATGCACATTTGCTGCTTAGACCGGCACTCCATAGTATATTCTCTATTTCGAAACTGTCGAATTCCCGTGTCTACACTGATAGAGGGAATTCTACTTCTTACATCACTTCTGAAG ATGAGTGTTGATGAACATGATGGCGTCTCAATAGATTCAAGAGATATAGAGAACGCTCACATAGATGTCAATGATAAGTCTGAGATATTGATTCCTAGTAGTAATTTCGACGATGACGACGGGAAATACGGCGAACTCATTTTACTTGG GTATAATGGCAGTCAGGATAGTCGAGCAACGGTGCCGCTCAAACGTCACCGTACGAAAATGACGTTGATGCGGCGAAAAAATGGTAATGGAATCAAGAAAGGATCAGTGTCACAAGTAAACGTTGCTGCGAAAGATGCACCA GCAGTTTTGGACAAAAACCGCCATGTCGTCTCATATTCTTATGGAAAGAACCAGACTGTTTtggttgaatacgtagctgaCCCGTTTAAGGACATGTTTCAG ATTGGTCGTTCTTCTGAAGAGCAAATAGATTTTACAATTGTCGACACATGGCTGGCATCAGGCTCACAACTCGCTTCATCATCAG GTGGCCCCGGCCAGCCTAAAACAAGGGCTGGAAGCGATCCGCATAAGATGATTTCATCAACCATAAGTCGATACGCTTGCCGAATCATTATCGATCGTGAGAACTATGATAAAGCGTTCCTTTATGCTGCTGGATTTGATTCTGTGAAGAACATTTTCCTTGGG GAAAAAGCGACAAAATGGATGAAACGAAACGGGGAGATGGATGGTCTGACGACAAATGGGATTTTGATTCTACATCCGAATAGGAACACTGAG GAGCTGTCGGAAGATGACGTTCCTCCCATGTACGTATGGCGGGAAGTTTCTGTTGATGGTGATATCTATACTTTGCGTGAAACACGAAGTAGCAATGCCAGAGGTGCACTAGTACCAGAGGAGACAAATATGTTACAG GATGGCACTCTAATTGATCTATGTGGCGCGACATTGCTTTGGAGGACGGCGGACGGATTGCGAAAGTCGCCCACCGCTCAGGAATTAGAAATGGCACTGGATAGACTAAATGCGGGAAAACCTCAATGCCCAGTGAACCTAAACACCCTTATTATTcctaagaaaaagagttctaaAGGTGGAGGAAGCAGACAGCCTTAC GTATACCTTCGTTGTGGTCATGTACAAGGAAAGCATGAATGGGGTCATCACGCGTTGTCCAATGGCCAACAGTCATATAAGTGTCCGATATGTTTGGCGGAAAGTGAAAGAGTTATTCAG CTTACAATGGGAATGGAATCATCCTTCCATTTGGATTCTGGAAATCTTGATTATGCTTTCAACCCATGCGGTCATGTAGCCAGTCTTAATACAGTCAG ATTTTGGTCTCGGATACCACTTCCTCACGGCACCAACAGTTTCCATCCT GACAGAAAGAGCATCAAAATTTTCCCTAGGCAACTCCGTGAAGAAATATGGCCAG GCGATCTTCTCGACATGGATATCACGAAATCGCTGCGGCGAATTCTAGACAGTATTCCTGGAACGAGCTCAATTTTTCTCACTGATCGAGATGGTGTCATAGTCTTGAGCATAG GTGAAGAGCTACGGTCAAGAGCTTCTTTGATATCAAGTCTACAAGCCACCCAAGACCAGACTGGAAAACTTGTCATGG GAGCTCATCGTGCCTCGGCATTTTTTTATGAAACTAGCCAGCTTGTCATCCTGAATGTCCCTCCACTAACAGCATTTATCGTGGCATTACCAAGCGCCAATACTGGAATGCTTCTTAAATTACGAGAGCAGTTGGAGCCATTAGTACAGGAAATAGAAGGCATTGCCCCGGAAATACCGAGCT GCAATAAGTCTAATTGA
- a CDS encoding hypothetical protein (NECATOR_CHRV.G19432.T1), translated as MSVDEHDGVSIDSRDIENAHIDVNDKSEILIPSSNFDDDDGKYGELILLGYNGSQDSRATVPLKRHRTKMTLMRRKNGNGIKKGSVSQVNVAAKDAPAVLDKNRHVVSYSYGKNQTVLVEYVADPFKDMFQIGRSSEEQIDFTIVDTWLASGSQLASSSGGPGQPKTRAGSDPHKMISSTISRYACRIIIDRENYDKAFLYAAGFDSVKNIFLGEKATKWMKRNGEMDGLTTNGILILHPNRNTEELSEDDVPPMYVWREVSVDGDIYTLRETRSSNARGALVPEETNMLQDGTLIDLCGATLLWRTADGLRKSPTAQELEMALDRLNAGKPQCPVNLNTLIIPKKKSSKGGGSRQPYVYLRCGHVQGKHEWGHHALSNGQQSYKCPICLAESERVIQLTMGMESSFHLDSGNLDYAFNPCGHVASLNTVRFWSRIPLPHGTNSFHPVCPFCTTLLATEKPYVRLIFQDHLFDN; from the exons ATGAGTGTTGATGAACATGATGGCGTCTCAATAGATTCAAGAGATATAGAGAACGCTCACATAGATGTCAATGATAAGTCTGAGATATTGATTCCTAGTAGTAATTTCGACGATGACGACGGGAAATACGGCGAACTCATTTTACTTGG GTATAATGGCAGTCAGGATAGTCGAGCAACGGTGCCGCTCAAACGTCACCGTACGAAAATGACGTTGATGCGGCGAAAAAATGGTAATGGAATCAAGAAAGGATCAGTGTCACAAGTAAACGTTGCTGCGAAAGATGCACCA GCAGTTTTGGACAAAAACCGCCATGTCGTCTCATATTCTTATGGAAAGAACCAGACTGTTTtggttgaatacgtagctgaCCCGTTTAAGGACATGTTTCAG ATTGGTCGTTCTTCTGAAGAGCAAATAGATTTTACAATTGTCGACACATGGCTGGCATCAGGCTCACAACTCGCTTCATCATCAG GTGGCCCCGGCCAGCCTAAAACAAGGGCTGGAAGCGATCCGCATAAGATGATTTCATCAACCATAAGTCGATACGCTTGCCGAATCATTATCGATCGTGAGAACTATGATAAAGCGTTCCTTTATGCTGCTGGATTTGATTCTGTGAAGAACATTTTCCTTGGG GAAAAAGCGACAAAATGGATGAAACGAAACGGGGAGATGGATGGTCTGACGACAAATGGGATTTTGATTCTACATCCGAATAGGAACACTGAG GAGCTGTCGGAAGATGACGTTCCTCCCATGTACGTATGGCGGGAAGTTTCTGTTGATGGTGATATCTATACTTTGCGTGAAACACGAAGTAGCAATGCCAGAGGTGCACTAGTACCAGAGGAGACAAATATGTTACAG GATGGCACTCTAATTGATCTATGTGGCGCGACATTGCTTTGGAGGACGGCGGACGGATTGCGAAAGTCGCCCACCGCTCAGGAATTAGAAATGGCACTGGATAGACTAAATGCGGGAAAACCTCAATGCCCAGTGAACCTAAACACCCTTATTATTcctaagaaaaagagttctaaAGGTGGAGGAAGCAGACAGCCTTAC GTATACCTTCGTTGTGGTCATGTACAAGGAAAGCATGAATGGGGTCATCACGCGTTGTCCAATGGCCAACAGTCATATAAGTGTCCGATATGTTTGGCGGAAAGTGAAAGAGTTATTCAG CTTACAATGGGAATGGAATCATCCTTCCATTTGGATTCTGGAAATCTTGATTATGCTTTCAACCCATGCGGTCATGTAGCCAGTCTTAATACAGTCAG ATTTTGGTCTCGGATACCACTTCCTCACGGCACCAACAGTTTCCATCCTGTATGCCCCTTCTGTACGACCCTTCTCGCCACTGAGAAGCCTTACGTGCGCCTCATTTTCCAGGACCATCTATTCGATAACTGA